DNA sequence from the Sneathiella sp. P13V-1 genome:
CACCATTTATCGTGTTTGACGATGCGGATATGGATGACGCGGTTGAGGCGGCGCTGGCCTCCAAATACCGTAATGCGGGACAGACATGCGTATGTGCCAACCGTATCTATGTGCAGGAAGGCGTGTATGAGGAGTTTGCCTCTCGCCTTGCTGATCGCGTTAGGGATATGAAAGTGGGTAATGGTCTGGATGACGGTGTTGTTCAAGGACCACTCATTAACGAAGCTGCTGTTCAAAAGGTGGAAAGCCACATTGAAGACGCCCTTTCCAAAGGCGCGAAAGTGATGATTGGCGGGAAACGCCATGAACTTGGGCAGACTTTCTTTGAGCCAACCATCCTAACCGATGTTACCACAGATATGAAAGTGGCGCGGGAAGAAACCTTCGGTCCAATGGCGCCTTTATTTAAGTTTAAAACAGAAGAAGAAGCCATCAAACTTGCCAATGATACAGAATTTGGTCTGGCGGCCTATATCTGCGCCCGTGACATTGGCCGTGTTTGGCGCGTTAGCGAAGGTTTGGAATATGGTATTGTCGGCATCAATACAGGTATTATTTCAACAGAAGTCGCACCGTTCGGCGGTGTAAAACAATCCGGAATTGGCCGCGAGGGTTCAAAATACGGTATAGATGACTATCTAGAAGTGAAATACATGTGTTTAGGCGGGTTGGACAAATAAGTTTCGGGCGCACGAGCTTAATATAGAAAAGGATTAGTCCATTGTCATTTGACTATGATCTATTTGTGATTGGTGCAGGTTCCGGCGGTGTCCGGGCATCCCGCATTTCTTCATCACTTGGGGCAAAGGTCGCCATTGCTGAAGAGTATCGTGTTGGTGGTACCTGCGTTATTCGCGGGTGTGTTCCGAAGAAGATGTTTGTTTATGCAAGTCACTTTGCAGAAGATTTTGAAGACGCCAAAAATTACGGCTGGGATGTGACCCATGGTCCCCATGACTGGAAACGTCTGATTAAAAACAAAGATGCAGAAATTGATCGCCTGAACGGTATTTATCATACCATTCTGTCGAACAATAATGTGGAACTGTTTGAAGCTCGTGCTGAAATCATCGACAAAAACACGTTGAAAGTCGGTGACAAGACAGTAACGGCAAAATACATCCTGATTGCAACTGGCGGTACACCGATGATGCCGGATGTGCCGGGTATCGAACATGCCATTTCATCCAACGAAGCTTTCCATCTGGATGAGATGCCAAAGCGTGTCATCGTTGTTGGCGGCGGCTATATTGCTGTGGAATTTGCGGGCATCTTCAATGGTCTCGGCGCAGATGTGGTGCAGCTTTACCGTGGGGAGCAGATCCTGCGTGGTTTTGATCACCATGTTCAGGAAATGGTGGCGCAGGAAATCGTCAAAAAAGGCGTTGATCTTCGCACCCGTGCAAATCCTGCCAGCATCGAGAAAACCGAAAGCGGCCTGAAAGTTACGCTGGAAGATGGCAGTGTTCTGGAAACAGACGCGATCATGTATGCCACGGGCCGTAAAGCCAACACCGAAGGTCTCGGCCTTGAAAATGCCGGTGTTGAGATGAAGCCAAATGGTGCTGTGAAGGTCGATGAGTATTCCAGAACCAACGTGGATAATATCTACGCAGTTGGTGATGTGACGGATCGTATTGCCCTGACACCGGTAGCCATCCATGAAGGCATGGCCTTTGCGGAAACGGTTTTTGCCAATACTCCTCGGGCATTTGATCACAGTATTGTACCATCTGCCGTCTTCTCTCAACCACCTGTGGGGTCTGTTGGCCTGACAGAGGCTGAGGCGAGGGAGCAATATGGTGATGTGGATATCTATAAAGCTGAATTCCGTCCGCTGAAGCAGACCATCACACTCGGCAGTGAACGGGCCATGTGTAAGATCATCGTGGATCAGAAATCTGATCGTGTGCTTGGTGTGCATGTGGTTGGCGCTGATGCCGGCGAGATTATTCAAGGCGTTGGTATTGCCGTGAAAATGGGCGCAACGAAAGCGCAGTTTGATGCGACAGTTGGGGTTCACCCAACCCTTGCCGAAGAACTTGTGACCATGCGTGAGAAATATACGGGCGATTAGGCCTGTAAATTAATTCAAGATTTGGGGCCGATTTTATGCTTTTTGTATCGAGAAGCACTGAAATCGGCTCTTTTTGTTAAATTAGGCCTTGTTATCGTTTGCACTTGCGAAAAAAGGCTGTAGAAAAGATTTAATGTGTGTTGAACCGTAAATAACGCATATATGCGAACGATTATTAGGGAATAAGACGATGTCGAACAAATGGGCACCTGACAGCTGGAGAAACAAGCCAATCCGCCAGGTTCCAACTTATCAGGATGAAGCGCTTGTAAAGGCAGTGGAAAAAGATTTAGAAGGTTTTCCTCCACTCGTTTTTGCAGGTGAAGCAAGAAATTTGAAGAAACAACTCGCTGGCGTAGCCGCTGGTAACGGCTTTTTGTTACAGGGCGGTGATTGCGCGGAAAGTTTTGCAGAATTTCATCCAAATAACATTCGTGACACGTTTAAAGTCCTTCTACAGATGGCTGTGGTGCTAACCTATGGTGCCAACCGTCCTGTTGTGAAAGTTGGCCGTCTTGCGGGTCAGTTTGCGAAACCACGTTCTGCTGATATGGAAACAGTGGATGGTGTGGAACTGCCAAGTTACCGCGGTGATATTATCAACGGCTTTGATTTCACCGAAGAAGCCCGTATCCCAGACCCAAATCGTATGCTGACTGCTTATTCTCAGGCCGCGTCTACATTGAACCTGCTGCGCGCATTTGCTCAAGGTGGTTATGCTGATCTGCATCAGGTGCAGCAGTGGAACATGGGCTTTGTGGCAAGCCGACCGCAGGGTGCGCGTTACCACGAAATGGCGAACCGTATTCAGGATGCACTTGCCTTTATGGAAGCCTGCGGTATCAAGTCTGAAAACACGCCGCAGATGGCGAAAACTGATTTTTATACATCACATGAAGCGCTGCTGCTTCGTTACGAGCAGGCCCTGACACGTATCGACAGTACATCTGGCGAATATTATGACACATCCGCTCATATGCTGTGGATTGGTGACCGTACGCGCGATCCGGATGAAGCTCATGTCGAGTTCCTGCGCGGTGTTGGCAACCCTATTGGCGTGAAGGCTGGTCCATCTCAGGACCCAGACACACTTCTACGTTTGATTGACAAGCTGAACCCTGAAAATGAAGCAGGCCGCATGACTGTGATCTGCCGTTTCGGTGCTGGCAATGTTGAAAAGCACCTGCCTGCGCTGGTTCGTAAAATTGAACAGGAAGGTCGCAGCGTAGTCTGGTCATGTGACCCAATGCATGGCAATACAATTAAGTCTTCTACAGGATATAAAACCCGTCCTTTCGACCGCATTCTGACCGAAGTGAAAGAATTCTTCGGGGTTCACGCCGCAGAAGGCACTTATGGCGGAGGTGTTCATTTCGAAATGACTGGTCAGGATGTAACAGAATGTCTGGGTGGGGCATTCGAAATCACTGAGGAACGTTTGAGTGACCGTTACCACACGGCATGTGATCCGCGCCTCAATGCAAATCAGGCCTTGGAACTTGCCTTCCTGATTGCTGAAATGCTTAAAGATCAGAGAGGAAATGGAAAGGTTGCCGCTACGGCATCGTAATCCGTCATCGCTATGACACAAATTGATAAGAAATCGGATGCATTGTCCGCGATTGATGAAGTAATCGCGGCGCATACCGACCAGTATTTTAATCGCACCAAACAGATCGTTGGGGAGTTTGGGGACCAAACGGTAACCTACGCTGTCTTTATGCGTCGTCCCGTGATCTTTGCCCCGAAATTGATGCTCGACTGGCTCCACAGCATTAATGAATTGCGCGGCAATAATTTTCAAATCGAGCCCTGTTTTGAAGAAGGTGATTGGGTCGGTGCGGGTGAACCGCTTGTCTACATCACCGGCAGTTTTGTAGATCTTGTGGATCTGGAAACCTTGTATCTTCAGAAGCTGGGACCTGCCTGCGTTGCGGCCTATAATGCCTATCTGATGTGCCAAAATATGCCTAACTCTGCTTTTCTTGCCATGGATGCCCGTCATTGTGCTGGTTCTGAAATGGCAGAAATGATGGCCTATGCGGCATCTGTTGGCGGTCGCATCGCCAAGAAAGACCATAATGCAATTGGGTTCATTGGAAACGCAAACGACAGCACGGCCCATTATTTTGGTAATGAAAAAGGTCTGGGCACCATGCCGCACGCCTTAATCGGTTATGCTGGCAGTACTTTGCGGGCAGCTGAAATGTTTGTTGAACGTTATCCGGATGAAGCGCTGACTGTGCTTGTGGATTACTTCGGTAAAGAGGTGACGGATGCGCTTGCCGTCTGTGCACGTTTTCCGGAACTGGCAGCAGAAGGTAAAATCGCGGTTCGTATGGATACTCATGGTGGCCGCTTTGTGGAGGGTTTGGATCCTGCGGAAAGTTATGCTGTTCTAGAACGCCATATGCCCAAAGGCATCCGGCAGTACCGGTCCGAGCAGGAGCTTAAATGGATGGTAGGGACAGGTGTTTCCGCTGCGGCAATTTATCATATGCGGGAAAAACTGGATCAGGCTGGTTATGATAAGGTTCGCATCGTCGCATCATCAGGCTTCTCTGCAGATAAATGCCGTGTCATGGGCAGTCTAAACGCCCCAATTGACGTCATTGGAAGCGGATCCTACTTGCCTGAAAAATGGTCTGAAACTTACGCCACCGCAGATATTATTTCCTATGATGGCAAGCCAAGCGTAAAACTTGGTCGCGAGTTCTTGCTCAAGAAATAAAAACCTCTTAATCTAAAAAGAAAAGCCCTTCTATCCTTAGAAGGGCTTTTTATTTTTTAACGCAAAATCCCGCTAGCAGAAACTAATATTACGTGATATCGGTCGATCTGTATCAGGCAGTAGTAGCCCAGCCAATAAAGGCACTTGAGAAGTGTCTTAGGATAAGATTGTTCCAACTCACATATTTTATGTTTCCGCTGAGATAAGGCTACGCCTGTCAGTATTTCTTAAAGGGTCTTTTCGTGAAAAAAGCTTCCAAACTGAGAGAAAGCCAACCCAAACTGGTTGTTCGCAATACAACAACTGACGACATTGTACAAATCAGACAGTTGTATAAAAAAGTCTATCCTCACCTGTCAAATTACACAAAGGCTCAAATTCAAGCGCAAATACAACGCTTTCCAGAAGGCCAATTTGTTGTGCTATTTGAAGAGAAGGTTGTTGGTTTCTGTTCCACTTGCCGATTGCCAGAAAAGCTGGCACTGGGCAAACATAGCTGGGAAAGTATAACAGGTGGTGGCTTTGCCTCTCGGCATGATCCTAAGGGAGATTGGCTGTATGGCATCGAAATCATGGTAGACCCTGATATGCAAGGCAACAGAATAGGACAGCGACTATATAATGAACGCCGCAAACTATGTGTATCGCTTGCATTGAAAGGTATCGTTTTCGGTGGCCGTCTTCCTAACCTTGCAAAAAAATGGAAAATTGTGGGCAGTGCCGAGAATTACATTGAAATGGTTTTGAATAAATCATTTCGTGATCCCGTGCTCGGCTTTCAGGTTCGTAATGGCTTCGAGCCAATAGGTGTCCTGAAGGACTATTTCCCTGGCGATCAAGCTTCAATGGGATATGCCTCACATATGATATGGCATAACCACAAATACATTGATAACAGCACTCATCAAGCGGACCAACAACTGCTAAGAGCCAGTAACAATGTGCGTGTTTCGATTGTCCAGTATCAACAACGAAAGTTGTCCGGTTTTGACGAATTTGCAAAGCAGGTGGAGTATTTTGTTGATGTGGTAGCCGCTTATAAAGCGGACTTTGTCCTGTTTCCAGAGCTATTTACTCTGCAACTACTATCCATTGAAAATGAAGAAATACCAGCTTCAATGGCTATTGAAACACTGACCAGATATACAGCACCGCTTAAGGAACTGCTTAGTCGTTTAGCGGTGAGTTACAATATCAACATTATTGGTGGCTCGCATCCCACCAAAGATGAAAATGGCAACATCCTCAATATTTGTTACATTTGTCTACGTGATGGGTCCATTCATCAGCAGGCCAAGATACACCCGACACCGAATGAAAGTTATTGGTGGAATATTGAAGGTGGTCATGAGCTGCAAACCATTATGACGGACTGTGGCCCTATTGGGGTCTTGATATGCTACGATAGTGAATTTCCCGAATTGTCTCGGTATCTTGTGGATCAGGGGGCAGAGATCTTATTTGTACCCTTCTGCACTGATGAGCGTCAGAGTTATATGCGGGTTAGATATTGCTGTCAGGCAAGAGCCGTTGAAAACCAATGCTATGTTGCTATGGCAGGTAACGTTGGCAACTTACCTAACGTTGCGAACATGGATATCCAATATTCCCAAAGCAGCATCCTTACACCTTGCGATTTCCCTTTTTCAAGGGATGGGATCGCCGCAGATACAACGCCCAATGTAGAGACGGTGGCATTTGCGGACTTACGGATGGATAACCTTAGGGAAGCCAGACATGCGGGAACTGTTCAAAATTTGAAGGATCGCCGGTTTGATTTATATTCTGTGAGTTGGAAAGGGGAAAGCTAGGTAAGCCGAATATTTTTTAAATTAAGGAAACCTACGTCTACACAAATAGGGGAGTATCTTACCAGCTTCTGCAACTGGGTGGAGTATATTCTGTTCTTCAAAGGAATGAACTGATTTCAGTCACGGAAGGCCTGTGTAAGTATAATGCAAGATGCCAAAAATGCGCCCATTTTGGTATAATTTCTCGATTTCAGTATTGAGGTAATTTACAAATTTTTTTGCTCCCGCATTACACAGAAACCGCTCACCTGCGGTTTCAAGTTTTAGCTGGTGTTCATAGAGTTTTTGCTTGCCGCTGCTCATGTAGAATATGTTCATGTCCGGTTGGTGGATATAGGCGTATGGCGCGCGGCCAAGTTTGAGCATCTGGTAGACATCTTCGAGTTTTTTTACAGCAATAAATTTGACGCCGAGATCCTGAACTTCCAAAGGGATGGGAAAACCTTGTCTGACAACAATTGATTTTCCCTTCAGATCTTGCAGGGACCCGAACGCATTATTTTTTTCTAGGTAGGCAATTTTTCCATACACTGTGTTGAATGGGATTGATTGGATAAGATCTGTTGTGGGAAGGTTCAAACTTTCCGCAAGCTCAAAAGTCCCCGGAAAAAAGCAGGCAGGCTCCTTGGATGAAATCATGAGCTTTAGAGCTCTGGAATAGGGAAGGACATTAATCTCCACATGTTCTCGCTTCAGGGTTTCCCTCAGCATGTCAACATATGAACCTATACCATTGGCATTTACCAGCCCATCTATGTTGGGGGCATACAATTTGGGAATAGTCACATGGTCCGCATGGGCTGCGAAACTCACGAGCAATATAATCCATATACTCACAATTTTTTTGAGCATATCCAGTACCTATAACTTGATCTATTCACAAATATATTGTGGGAAACTTAACATAAGTTTTACGTGTGGTTTTCTTTTCACAAAGCAAAAGGCATCCCGTCTTGTACAATTGAGGAAAATCATCTGTTATAGAAATTCACTTATACATGCCGAAGTTGGGCTGGTGTGTCGTGATAAGTGACCTATGTCAAAAATGGTTGTCTGCAATGCTTATTCTTGACTTGATAGAGGCAAGTTGATGCCGCTACTGTAGTTTTCCAATGGAGGGAGATTGCATATATGAGGGAAGCACTTGCGGCATGTTGGCCTTTACTTTTGGGTATTGGGCTGATGATGCTGGGCAACGGAATGCAGGGAACGCTTCTGGGCCTTCGTGCCAATCTGGAAGGGTTCCCTACTGCGATAACCGGTATCATCATGTCTGGCTACTATGTCGGTTTTCTACTGGGCTCTGTATTGACACCGCGCATTCTAGGAAATGTGGGGCATGTGCGCGTGTTTGCAGCTCTTGCGTCTCTTGGGTCCACCGCCGCATTGATCCATGCTGTCTTTCCCGATCCGACAATCTGGACCATCTTTCGCGTTGTGACAGGTTTTAGCTTTGCAGGATTATACATTGTAAGCGAAAGCTGGCTGAACGATACCGCGACAAATGAAACACGCGGGCAGATTTTATCTGTTTATATGCTCGTTACCTTCATCGGTATAGCAGGTGGGCAGTTTCTTCTAACCATAGCGGATCCTGGTGGATACAGTCCCTTTATCATTGTGTCTATACTGGTTTCCCTCGCGCTTATTCCAACGGCGCTGACGGCATCCCCAATGCCAGCTGTCCAGAAAACTGAAAAACTTGGTGTGCGTCAACTTTACCGAATTTCTCCACTAGGAGTTGTTGGTATTTTGTTTGTTGGTGTGCTGCAAGGCGCTTTCTTTGCGATGGGGGCTGTATTCGGTGGATTGCAAGGGTTGACCGTGTTTCAGATTTCTATGTTCATGTCTTTGTCGGTTGTGGGTGGCGCCCTGTTCCAAATGCCTATTGGTAAAATTTCCGATATATTTGACCGGCGACAGGTATTGATGTTTTGTGCCCTCATTACAGGGGCACTTGCCCTTGCAACAGTTTATGTGGCGCAAAATTATTCAGTATATGCATTTTTAGCAATTGCTACTGTCTATGGCGGCTTCTGTATGCCTCTGTATTCCCTCTGTATCGCCCATACTAATGATCATATGGAGCCATCCCAGATGGTCGCCGCAAGTAGTGGTCTGATTTTGGTA
Encoded proteins:
- the gor gene encoding glutathione-disulfide reductase, with amino-acid sequence MSFDYDLFVIGAGSGGVRASRISSSLGAKVAIAEEYRVGGTCVIRGCVPKKMFVYASHFAEDFEDAKNYGWDVTHGPHDWKRLIKNKDAEIDRLNGIYHTILSNNNVELFEARAEIIDKNTLKVGDKTVTAKYILIATGGTPMMPDVPGIEHAISSNEAFHLDEMPKRVIVVGGGYIAVEFAGIFNGLGADVVQLYRGEQILRGFDHHVQEMVAQEIVKKGVDLRTRANPASIEKTESGLKVTLEDGSVLETDAIMYATGRKANTEGLGLENAGVEMKPNGAVKVDEYSRTNVDNIYAVGDVTDRIALTPVAIHEGMAFAETVFANTPRAFDHSIVPSAVFSQPPVGSVGLTEAEAREQYGDVDIYKAEFRPLKQTITLGSERAMCKIIVDQKSDRVLGVHVVGADAGEIIQGVGIAVKMGATKAQFDATVGVHPTLAEELVTMREKYTGD
- a CDS encoding class II 3-deoxy-7-phosphoheptulonate synthase; this encodes MSNKWAPDSWRNKPIRQVPTYQDEALVKAVEKDLEGFPPLVFAGEARNLKKQLAGVAAGNGFLLQGGDCAESFAEFHPNNIRDTFKVLLQMAVVLTYGANRPVVKVGRLAGQFAKPRSADMETVDGVELPSYRGDIINGFDFTEEARIPDPNRMLTAYSQAASTLNLLRAFAQGGYADLHQVQQWNMGFVASRPQGARYHEMANRIQDALAFMEACGIKSENTPQMAKTDFYTSHEALLLRYEQALTRIDSTSGEYYDTSAHMLWIGDRTRDPDEAHVEFLRGVGNPIGVKAGPSQDPDTLLRLIDKLNPENEAGRMTVICRFGAGNVEKHLPALVRKIEQEGRSVVWSCDPMHGNTIKSSTGYKTRPFDRILTEVKEFFGVHAAEGTYGGGVHFEMTGQDVTECLGGAFEITEERLSDRYHTACDPRLNANQALELAFLIAEMLKDQRGNGKVAATAS
- a CDS encoding nicotinate phosphoribosyltransferase, with amino-acid sequence MTQIDKKSDALSAIDEVIAAHTDQYFNRTKQIVGEFGDQTVTYAVFMRRPVIFAPKLMLDWLHSINELRGNNFQIEPCFEEGDWVGAGEPLVYITGSFVDLVDLETLYLQKLGPACVAAYNAYLMCQNMPNSAFLAMDARHCAGSEMAEMMAYAASVGGRIAKKDHNAIGFIGNANDSTAHYFGNEKGLGTMPHALIGYAGSTLRAAEMFVERYPDEALTVLVDYFGKEVTDALAVCARFPELAAEGKIAVRMDTHGGRFVEGLDPAESYAVLERHMPKGIRQYRSEQELKWMVGTGVSAAAIYHMREKLDQAGYDKVRIVASSGFSADKCRVMGSLNAPIDVIGSGSYLPEKWSETYATADIISYDGKPSVKLGREFLLKK
- a CDS encoding carbon-nitrogen hydrolase family protein translates to MKKASKLRESQPKLVVRNTTTDDIVQIRQLYKKVYPHLSNYTKAQIQAQIQRFPEGQFVVLFEEKVVGFCSTCRLPEKLALGKHSWESITGGGFASRHDPKGDWLYGIEIMVDPDMQGNRIGQRLYNERRKLCVSLALKGIVFGGRLPNLAKKWKIVGSAENYIEMVLNKSFRDPVLGFQVRNGFEPIGVLKDYFPGDQASMGYASHMIWHNHKYIDNSTHQADQQLLRASNNVRVSIVQYQQRKLSGFDEFAKQVEYFVDVVAAYKADFVLFPELFTLQLLSIENEEIPASMAIETLTRYTAPLKELLSRLAVSYNINIIGGSHPTKDENGNILNICYICLRDGSIHQQAKIHPTPNESYWWNIEGGHELQTIMTDCGPIGVLICYDSEFPELSRYLVDQGAEILFVPFCTDERQSYMRVRYCCQARAVENQCYVAMAGNVGNLPNVANMDIQYSQSSILTPCDFPFSRDGIAADTTPNVETVAFADLRMDNLREARHAGTVQNLKDRRFDLYSVSWKGES
- a CDS encoding transporter substrate-binding domain-containing protein, with protein sequence MLKKIVSIWIILLVSFAAHADHVTIPKLYAPNIDGLVNANGIGSYVDMLRETLKREHVEINVLPYSRALKLMISSKEPACFFPGTFELAESLNLPTTDLIQSIPFNTVYGKIAYLEKNNAFGSLQDLKGKSIVVRQGFPIPLEVQDLGVKFIAVKKLEDVYQMLKLGRAPYAYIHQPDMNIFYMSSGKQKLYEHQLKLETAGERFLCNAGAKKFVNYLNTEIEKLYQNGRIFGILHYTYTGLP
- a CDS encoding MFS transporter codes for the protein MREALAACWPLLLGIGLMMLGNGMQGTLLGLRANLEGFPTAITGIIMSGYYVGFLLGSVLTPRILGNVGHVRVFAALASLGSTAALIHAVFPDPTIWTIFRVVTGFSFAGLYIVSESWLNDTATNETRGQILSVYMLVTFIGIAGGQFLLTIADPGGYSPFIIVSILVSLALIPTALTASPMPAVQKTEKLGVRQLYRISPLGVVGILFVGVLQGAFFAMGAVFGGLQGLTVFQISMFMSLSVVGGALFQMPIGKISDIFDRRQVLMFCALITGALALATVYVAQNYSVYAFLAIATVYGGFCMPLYSLCIAHTNDHMEPSQMVAASSGLILVNGAGAIVGPIIVSSLMGWFGGIAFYLFMAAVSFVIVLFALYRMTRRQAVPEEDQNDFVAMPVRSGVVAVGLNPEAEWEGEEEELSSEAGEGSLTKASMAILEDLSDDDDEDELMDDGPSIWNRNG